In the genome of Achromobacter sp. MFA1 R4, the window TTCTCTTCGCTCTTATCGATGATGGAGCGATGAATGTCACCCGCAGCGGGCCGACTGTCGATCAGCGCGGTCTGAAGCCCGCTGAATTAATCAGCATTGTGTACCCTTAGCCAGGCCCTAATACTCCCCCAGAAACTCCTCCGGGTCATTTTCAATCTCGACAATCGACCCCGTCAGCAGCGCCGCAAAGCTCGGCGCCACCCAAGTGATCTGGTCCGGGTCATGGCTAAACGCGATGATCTGCCCCATCGTGCCCCCATCCCCCGGCGAGTGATCGACCATCAGCAGCAGCGTTCCCGCGCCAAAGCTGGCAAAGGGCAGCCAGCCCTGATGAAACCAGCCTTCCCTGATGCGCCCATCGGCCGACGCCGGTTCATCGTAGCCGGCATATCGCGGCGCGCGATCGGACATGCGCGCCCGTTCGGCGATCGCTTCTTCCAACGACAAAAAATCATAGCCGGTCAGATATCCCGGCCGCATGAACACCGGTACATCGCTTTCGCCTCCATCGGCCAGGAGCCAAGCCTGCCTGATGTCCGCAGAAATAGGGAAGCCGAGTTGTGCCTCCACCGCTTCCACCGCCGCCTTCGCCGCGCCTGGGTTGAGCGGTAGCGCGGATGCATGCGTGTCGTAGACCGCACGGACGCGGTCCAGGTAGTCGGAGAAATTCATTGACGCGTGCGGTCCTTTTGTCAGATCTATGCAGCTTGGGGCAAGAAAAACCGGTCCTTCAGCTCCTGCAACCCAATCCGCTCCAGCATCTCCGTCAACCGCTCCGCAGGTTTCCTGGTCGGCAGATTCTTGTACTGCGCAATGATCAGCTCATTCTTCATCGAATGCTCCCAACCGACCAGTTCGGTCACGCTGACCTGATACCCGTGGGCTTCAAGCTGCAAGCAGCGCAGCACGTTGGTGATCTGGCTACCAAACTCCCGCGTATGCAGCGGGTGCCGCCAGATTTCCGCCAGCGGATCGGCCAAGGCCTTCGCCTTGTTCTTCCTTAACACCGAAGCCACCTCCGCCTGGCAGCAGGGCACGACCACGATGTATTTCGCCTTCTTCTCCAGCGCAAAATGAATCGCGTCGTCGGTGGCGGTATTGCAGGCGTGCAGGGCAGTCACTACGTCAATCGACGCGGGCAGTTTGTCCGAGGTAATCGACTCCGCAACCGACAGGTTCAAGAACGACATCCCGCCAAACCCCAGCCGCTTGGCCAGTTCCTCTGACGACTTCACCAGTTCTTCGCGGGTTTCGATGCCGTAGATGTGGGAGCCGTTCTTTAGCGCCTCGGGCTGTTCCTTGAAGAACAGGTCATACAGGATGAACCCCAGATACGACTTCCCCGCGCCGTGGTCGGCCAGGGTGACGGCGCCGCGTTGTTGTTGGACGTCCTTGAGCAGCGGTTCGATGAACTGGAACAGGTGGTAGACCTGCTTCAGTTTCCGGCGGCTGTCCTGGTTCATCTTGCCGTCGCGGGTCAGGATGTGCAGGGCCTTGAGGAGTTCGATCGATTGGCCGGGGCGGATGTCGTGGGTTTTTTCGGACATGGGGAAAGGCAAGCGCCCCGCTGGGGCGGGGCGCGTAGAGGTGCGGGAAGGGCCATTCTACCCCTCCGCGTGTCTGACACCCTCATGGGCAGGCCTGTGAATTCCAGCAGGCGTATGCGGGTGTCAGACACCGGCTGAATCTGGGTGGCCGGTGTCTGACACCCGCGCGGCACTGTTGCATTGCTACCGTCAACTCGTACGGGTGTCAGACACCTCGGTCAGGGGGGCGCGTCAGACCGTTACGAGGACCGGTTCGCCCAGGTTCAGCATCAAGCGATTCGCCCACGCAAAGATCGCGTCCGAATGCAGCAGGTCCAGAATCTCGCCGTCGTTCAGACCCACATCCTTCAGCGCCTGGATGCTGTCCGCATTCACCTCGGCCTGCGCCTCGGTGATCTGGATCGAGAACTTGCCGATGGCCTGCTCACGCTTGGTGGTGCCCGCCGTGCGCGGATCCTCGAATACCTGTGCGATCACGTCATTGCGCTTGGCCAGTTGCTCGAACCGCTGCGCATGCACGGACGCGCAGTACACGCAGCCGTTCACGCGCGACACGACGGTGGCGCCCAGTTCGCGCTCGGCGCGCGACATGCCGCCCGGTGCGTACATGATGGCGTTGAAGGCCGTGGAGCGCTGGCGCAGGATTTCGGGCTGGTGGACCAGGAACAGGTAGTAGTCCGAGACCTTGGCCTTGGGGTGGCTTTCTTCCAGGACGGCGATCTGTTCGGGCGTGGCGGTGTCGACGTTCACCACATCCAGCCAGGCCTTCCATTCCAGGACTTCGTTGGTGAAGCCGTGGGCCTTGATGACGGCGCCGGGCTCGGTGTTGCCCGGGTTGATCACGGCGGTCGCGTCGTCGGCGGCGGCACCGGAACGCTGTCCTTCAGCCGCCTTTATCGCTGCCAGCCCCGCCACCAGGCGCGTCTGGTACGACAGGAAGGCGATGAGTTGCGACAGGGTGACCACGGCGGGCGTGGAGACGCCGGCGGCGGGCAACGTCTTCAGCGCGGCTTCGTCGCCTTCGACCGGGTTTTCGATCAGCTTGCGCGTGTATTCCAGCACGGCGGCCAGTTGCGGGTTGGCGGCGTCAGTCGGCTTGCCCGATTCCGCGACGGCGATGTCCGCCGCCGCAACGCCAGCTTCCACCGCGCGGGCGCGGTAATGCGCCGCCAGCAGCGGCGACGGGGTGATGCGCGTGGCATACAGCCCCACCAGCAGGCGGTCGGCCAGCGACAGGCCGGGCAGGGCCGGATCAAACAGGGCGTCGTAGCTGCCTTGCGTGGCGGCGGCGACCTTGTCGCGTTTGTGGCGCACGTCGAAAGTGGGGTTGCCGGGCGCAAGGCCCACGAGCTGGTCGACGACGTCCTTGCTGATGTCGTAGACGATGGGTTGTTGTGCCATTGAGGAGGTCTCCTTGAATGTCATTGGGCGGGCGCTGCCGCCGCGCCCTTGGCCTTTACCGCGGCGTCCAGGAACGTCTTCACGCCTTCCCAGGATTCCTGGTCGGCGCGGGCGTTGTCCTTGGGATTGCCGCCGCTGGTGCTGATCTTTCCGGACACCGGATGGGCGTAGACGAGCTGCGTGGTGGGCACGTAGGGGAACAGGATGGAGTGTCCGCCGTTCTCGTAATCCAGCCACTGCACCGGATACGGGTGCTGCACCTCTACCAGCTTGTCCTGCACCATCTTCGAGTACAGGCTGGACGGCCACGAGCCGTCGTCGGTGCCGGACAGCAGCATGACCGGGCCTTCGATGTCTTCCACGCGGATGCGGGCGCGGGCGACGGCGTCGGGGTCTTGCAGGGCGGTCAGGATGGCCCTTTCGTGGCGATGGGGCGCGGGGCCTTCATCGAACGGGGCCCAGGTGGCCGTGCGGTTGGTTTCCCAGACGTGGGGGATGGGCTTGCCGCCCAGCAGCCACGTGGGGCCTTCGCGGCCGATCTTGGGGTCGCAGGCGTTCTGGCCGCTGTGGACGACGGCGCCGGGCACGTAGGCGACGACGGCCGACACTTCCTTGGGGAAGGTGGCGCCCAGCAGCAGCACCAGTTCGCCGCCGCGCGACTGGCCGCTGATGGCGACGAAGTCGTGTTTGGGCTGGACCTTCTTGCGCAGCCAGCGCAGGCCGGTCTGGAAGTACTCCAGCGGGGTGTTGGAAATGTAGTCCGACAGGCCCGGCGCCTTGAAGTACGCCAGCGCAAAGGCGGCGTAGCCGCGCGAGGCGTACAGGGCGGCGCGCGGTTCGTTGATGCCGCCGCCAGAGCCGTTGAGGATCATGACGGCGGGATGCGATCCCGGGGCGCTGCCGGCGGGCAGGTACAGGGTGCCGACCAGGCCCTCCTCGCGGACTTCAACGCGCGTGACGCCGTCGGCCGCCAGGCGCTGCGTGAAGCGGGCGCGCGCCTCGGCGCCCGCCACGCGCGCCACCACGTCGGTGACCAGGGCATCGGTCACCGGCTGGTTGAAGTATTCGCGGCTCTTGCCGTCCTCGGGGGACTGCGACCAGACCAGGCCCATCGGGGACAGGCCGGCGTAGTCGCCCGATACGGGCGCGTCGCGGGTCAGGTCGACGACGCCGTCTTCGCCTGCCGTGTAGGTGGCCTGGGCTTGCCAGAGCACGCCGTTGCGGCGGGTGAGGGCGGTGATGTCGACGGTCGCGCCGGGCGCGACGTGTTCGACGCGGATCTGGCGCGGGACGTCGATCAGGGCGTCCGCGGGGGCGATGGTCAGGGTCGGCGCCATGGCTTACTTGTCCGAGACCTTGGTGACCATCATGGCGGCCGTGCGGTCGCTGGTCATCGGGGTGACCTTCAGGCCCTTCTTGGTGGCCCAGATGTTCTTGTAGTGGAACAGCGGGATGATGCCGACGTCGTCGGACACGATCTTGACGGAGTCACGCAGGATGGCTTCACGCTTGGCGACGTCGAATTCCGAGGTGGATTGCTCCAGCGCGGTGTCGACCTTGGGGTTGCTGTAGCGGCCCCAGTTGGACGCGCCCAGGCCCTTCTTGGCGTCGGCGGTGGCCAGGATGTTGACGAGCGCGTAGCTGCCTTCGCCCGTGCCATTGCCCCACGCCAGCATGCTGACGGCGAATTCGTTCTTGTTGGCGCGGCCCGAATACACGGCCCACGGCACGACTTCCACTTGCGTCTTCACGCCCACGCGGGTCCAGAACTGCGCGACCGCCTGGGCCGTTTCCGGGCCTTGCGGGTAGCGGTCGTTGGGCACGTGCATGGTCAGCTTGAAGCCGTCGGGAAAGCCCGCTTCGGCCAGCAGCTTCTTGGCTTGCGCGACGTCGTTGGGGATGTCCTTGACGTCGGGGTTGTAGCCGAAGGTGCCCTTGGGCATCCACTGGTTGGCTTCGGTGGCGGCGCCTTGCAGGATGCGGTCGGCGATGGCCTTGCGGTTGATGGCCAGGTTCAGGGCCTGGCGCACGCGCACGTCCAGGAGCGGGTTCTTGTCCAGCGGCTTGCCGTTGTTGTCGGTGATGTACTGGTTGGGCGCGGGGTTGAAGCTGGGTTGCAGCAGCATGACGCGCAGGCCGTCGTACGGGTAGACCGAGATGTTGGAGGCCTTTTGCAGCTTGGCCAGGTCGGACACCGAGACCTTGTCGATCACGTCCACGTCGCCCGCCAGGAGCGCGGCGGTGCGGGCGGCGGCGTTGTTGATGTAGCGGTAGTTGACCTTGTCCCAGATCTGCTTGTCGCCCCAGTAGGCGTCGTTGCGTTCCATCAGGACGCGGTCGCCGGGGGTGTAGGAGACGAACTTGTAGGGGCCGGTGCCGACCATCGCCTTGCCCGAGTTGTAGTCTTCGGTGAAGGACTTTTCGCCGACGTGCTTGCTGACGACGTGGACGGACGCCAGGTTCAGGGGCAGGTCGGGGTTGGGCGCCTTGGTTTTGACGATGAGGGTCAGCGGGTCCTTGGCGGTCATCGTGTCGATGGTGCGCAGGTAGCCGGCGTAGGTGGCGACGCTGCCCGGCACGGCGCGGGCGCGGGTGTAGGAGTAGATCAGGTCGTCGGCGGTGAACGGGGTGCCGTCCTGCCACTTGACGCCTTCACGCAGCTTGAATTCCCAGGTGGTGTTGTCCAGCGGCTTCCAGCTCACGGCCAGGCCCGGCTGCAGCTTGTTCCACTTGTTTTCGATCAGCAGGTCCCAGAAGTGCAGCGCCACCGAGCGGTCGCCGGCGTGGTTGTTCAACTGCGGGTCCAGCGACGACAACGGGTCGGCGAAGCCGATCGACAGGTTGTCGGCGGAGGCGGCGGCCGAGGCGCCCAGGATGGCGGCGGTCAGGGTCGAGAGAATCAGGCGTTTCATTGTCCGGGGTCCTTGGTATAGGGGGGAACGGTGTGGGTCCAGCGGCCGCGGCGGTGGGGCCGCGGCCATTGATCGTCAGGCCATGTCGTTCAGGTGACAGGCGCTCAGGTGGTTGATGGCAATTCCCTTGAGCGTGGGAACTTCGGTCTTGCAGCGCGGCATCGCATGCGGACATCGCGGATGGAAATGGCAGCCGCCGGGCGGGTTGAGCGGACTGGGAATCTCGCCCTTGATCGCGGTGAAGGTCTTGTGGCGCGATTTCAGGGTGGGGATCTCGGCCAGCAGCGCCTGCGTGTACGGGTGGTTGGGACGGCGGAAGACGTCTTCCACGGTCGCAGTCTCTACGACGCGGCCCAGGTACATGATGACGACGCGGTCGGACAGGTGTTCGACCACGCCCAGGTCATGGCTGATGAAGAGGTAGGTCAGGTTGAGTTCTTCGCGCAGGTCCATGAACAGGTTCAGGATCTGCGCCTGGATCGACACGTCCAGCGCGGCCACGGCCTCGTCGCAGACCAGCATGGACGGCTGCACGGCCAGCGCGCGGGCGATGCCGATGCGCTGGCGCTGGCCGCCGCTGAACTGGTGCGGGTAGCGTTGGCGCAGGGCGGGGTCCAGGCCGGCGCGTTCCAGTTGCGCGCTGACGTAGTCGTCGAAGTCGCCGTTGCCGACCAGGCCGTGGATGCGGGCCGCTTCGCCCACGATCTCGTCCACGCGCAGACGCGGGTTGAGACTGGCGTAGGGGTCCTGGAAGATCATCTGCACTTTCAGGCGCGCGGCGTGGGCCTCGGCGGCATTCATGTCGGCG includes:
- a CDS encoding SMI1/KNR4 family protein, which gives rise to MNFSDYLDRVRAVYDTHASALPLNPGAAKAAVEAVEAQLGFPISADIRQAWLLADGGESDVPVFMRPGYLTGYDFLSLEEAIAERARMSDRAPRYAGYDEPASADGRIREGWFHQGWLPFASFGAGTLLLMVDHSPGDGGTMGQIIAFSHDPDQITWVAPSFAALLTGSIVEIENDPEEFLGEY
- a CDS encoding SAM-dependent methyltransferase, producing MSEKTHDIRPGQSIELLKALHILTRDGKMNQDSRRKLKQVYHLFQFIEPLLKDVQQQRGAVTLADHGAGKSYLGFILYDLFFKEQPEALKNGSHIYGIETREELVKSSEELAKRLGFGGMSFLNLSVAESITSDKLPASIDVVTALHACNTATDDAIHFALEKKAKYIVVVPCCQAEVASVLRKNKAKALADPLAEIWRHPLHTREFGSQITNVLRCLQLEAHGYQVSVTELVGWEHSMKNELIIAQYKNLPTRKPAERLTEMLERIGLQELKDRFFLPQAA
- a CDS encoding peroxidase-related enzyme; this encodes MAQQPIVYDISKDVVDQLVGLAPGNPTFDVRHKRDKVAAATQGSYDALFDPALPGLSLADRLLVGLYATRITPSPLLAAHYRARAVEAGVAAADIAVAESGKPTDAANPQLAAVLEYTRKLIENPVEGDEAALKTLPAAGVSTPAVVTLSQLIAFLSYQTRLVAGLAAIKAAEGQRSGAAADDATAVINPGNTEPGAVIKAHGFTNEVLEWKAWLDVVNVDTATPEQIAVLEESHPKAKVSDYYLFLVHQPEILRQRSTAFNAIMYAPGGMSRAERELGATVVSRVNGCVYCASVHAQRFEQLAKRNDVIAQVFEDPRTAGTTKREQAIGKFSIQITEAQAEVNADSIQALKDVGLNDGEILDLLHSDAIFAWANRLMLNLGEPVLVTV
- a CDS encoding acyl-CoA thioester hydrolase/BAAT C-terminal domain-containing protein → MAPTLTIAPADALIDVPRQIRVEHVAPGATVDITALTRRNGVLWQAQATYTAGEDGVVDLTRDAPVSGDYAGLSPMGLVWSQSPEDGKSREYFNQPVTDALVTDVVARVAGAEARARFTQRLAADGVTRVEVREEGLVGTLYLPAGSAPGSHPAVMILNGSGGGINEPRAALYASRGYAAFALAYFKAPGLSDYISNTPLEYFQTGLRWLRKKVQPKHDFVAISGQSRGGELVLLLGATFPKEVSAVVAYVPGAVVHSGQNACDPKIGREGPTWLLGGKPIPHVWETNRTATWAPFDEGPAPHRHERAILTALQDPDAVARARIRVEDIEGPVMLLSGTDDGSWPSSLYSKMVQDKLVEVQHPYPVQWLDYENGGHSILFPYVPTTQLVYAHPVSGKISTSGGNPKDNARADQESWEGVKTFLDAAVKAKGAAAAPAQ
- a CDS encoding ABC transporter substrate-binding protein → MKRLILSTLTAAILGASAAASADNLSIGFADPLSSLDPQLNNHAGDRSVALHFWDLLIENKWNKLQPGLAVSWKPLDNTTWEFKLREGVKWQDGTPFTADDLIYSYTRARAVPGSVATYAGYLRTIDTMTAKDPLTLIVKTKAPNPDLPLNLASVHVVSKHVGEKSFTEDYNSGKAMVGTGPYKFVSYTPGDRVLMERNDAYWGDKQIWDKVNYRYINNAAARTAALLAGDVDVIDKVSVSDLAKLQKASNISVYPYDGLRVMLLQPSFNPAPNQYITDNNGKPLDKNPLLDVRVRQALNLAINRKAIADRILQGAATEANQWMPKGTFGYNPDVKDIPNDVAQAKKLLAEAGFPDGFKLTMHVPNDRYPQGPETAQAVAQFWTRVGVKTQVEVVPWAVYSGRANKNEFAVSMLAWGNGTGEGSYALVNILATADAKKGLGASNWGRYSNPKVDTALEQSTSEFDVAKREAILRDSVKIVSDDVGIIPLFHYKNIWATKKGLKVTPMTSDRTAAMMVTKVSDK
- a CDS encoding ABC transporter ATP-binding protein; this translates as MSATAHAPTPLIDLRQVSKRFGERKIGAAGRAMQSLGLSKPPAITRAVDHVDLIVNPGEVVGLVGESGCGKSTLGRIAAGLLTPSGGEVRVNGVRPADMNAAEAHAARLKVQMIFQDPYASLNPRLRVDEIVGEAARIHGLVGNGDFDDYVSAQLERAGLDPALRQRYPHQFSGGQRQRIGIARALAVQPSMLVCDEAVAALDVSIQAQILNLFMDLREELNLTYLFISHDLGVVEHLSDRVVIMYLGRVVETATVEDVFRRPNHPYTQALLAEIPTLKSRHKTFTAIKGEIPSPLNPPGGCHFHPRCPHAMPRCKTEVPTLKGIAINHLSACHLNDMA